A window of Candidatus Gracilibacteria bacterium genomic DNA:
GCTCGTCGCATCCTGGGGCTGGAGAAGGTCCCAAGGGTATGGCTGTTCGCCATTTAAAGCGGTACGCGAGCTGGGTTCAGAACGTCGTGAGACAGTTTGGCCCCTATCTGCTGTAGGCGTTTAGGAATTTGAGAAGATCTGCTCCTAGTACGAGAGGACCGGAGTGGACGAACCTCTGGTGTATCGGTTGTCATGTCTAATGGCACTGCCGAGTAGCTAAGTTCGGAAGGGATAACCACTGAAAGCATCTAAGTGGGAAGCCTACTTCAAGATTAGATTCCTCTAGCCTTGAGCTAATAAGTCCCCATGGAGACTACATGGTTGATAGGTTGTAAGTGTAAGTGTAGCGATACACTCAGCTGAGCAATACTAATCGGACGAATGGATTTTAATATTTTTTTACTAGTATTTATTATTGTTTCTCTTTTAGTTAACTTTGACAGGTCAGATTATTGACAAAAAAACACGCTCTTAGAAAATTTGATGTTAATGTCTTGGTGGTTATAACGGTTGGGGTACACCTGTTCCCATTTCGAACACAGCAGTTAAGTCAACTTGTGCCGATGGTAGTGCATCTCGTAGATGTGTGAGAGTAGGTAGCTGCCAAGACATTGATATTAAATTTTGAAAATATTGTTTTTACACTGTGGTGCTTGAGAAAATCTCTATGCACGAGTAGCTCAGTTGGAAGAGCAGCGCCCTTCTAAGGCGAAGGTCACAGGTTCGAGCCCTGTCTCGTGTACCATTATTCTTCCCTTGGATTACAAAAATGGGTTATTAGCTCAGATGGCGAGAGCATCTGCCTTACAAGCAGAGGGTCGTAGGTTCGAGTCCTACATAACCCACCATATTATAAAAAATTAAAAACTATCTTAGAAATAAGATAGTTTTTTTATGTCTTTATTTTAATAAGAACTATGTCGATTATGATAAAATCTAAAGATCTTCGACATAATCTTTGAAATTATTCAAAATTGCTTGCCATCATTGTTGTTGTAACTCAGCAGTATTTTCTTCTTCTATTTCAAATTCAATTAAGACATTAACACAGTGACTCTCTGACTGAAATTCCACTTCTGCCTTTCTTCCATCTCACATGGTATATGATATGAGTTTTTTAGGAATGATTTCAGTGTATGTTCCACAAAAATCAAATTCTACGGATTCGTCTTTTGCTGCCATAATATAGTGAAACTCTCATCAATCCTGAAAATCGTTACTAGCTTTAGAACAATGCCATTCTTCATTCGCATGATTCCATTGTGTTATATGTTCTGGGAGAATATAGGCTTCCCAAACAGTATCTATATCAGAGTGAATATGGACTCAGATAAGTATTGCAGTATCTTTCATATGAATAACATAATATATATATTATTAATATTATAATTATTTATTTCTTTTTTGAAATTCTTTCTTCATATTCTTCTTTCAGTAAATCTCCATTTACTGACATCGCAGCACTTGATCCATTTGCTATTGCTTGCGCTAGACTTCTACCACTGTATGAATTATCTCCTGCTGCGTAAATTCCTTCTACAGAAGTTTTATGATTTTCATCAATATAAATTCTTCCTTCACTCGTTATTTTACATTCAATATCTGAAGCTAAAGTATCATGAAGGGAATGAGGTGGTCGAGCATAAATGAATGAAAATCTTTTACTTTTTCAGTCCTCAAAAATTAGTTTTTGAACTATTCCATCTTGGTGTTCAATTTCTATAATTTTCTTTTCTATGACTGGAATATTATGGTTTTCAATAGTAAAGATTTTAGAATCTTTCAGACTCGATGTTCAGTTTGTAATGAGGGTAAGATTTTTAGTCCAGCTAGAGATAAGTGGGATCATTTCCAAAGCTAATTCTCCGTCTGCAATTAGAGCAGTCTTACAATCTCTATGTTCGTATCAATCACAATAAGGGCAATGAATGACACTTTTTCCCCAGCATTCAGCAAATCAAGGAATTGGTGGGAGTAAATCTAGGAGTCCAGTTGTAAACATGATTTTTTGAGTTGTATATTTTTTTCAAGATGTCGTAAAAACTTGGAAACCTTTTTTTTCTCAGTCTATTTTTTCTATCTGTGATACGGTATCAGTAACTCTTGAAACACATGTATATTTTTCAAGATCAGCCTTACAATCCTGAAGTATTTCTTCTGGTTTTTTATGATCATGGCTTATTAGATTATGTGCTTTTACTGCAAATCTATTAGCAGGTTTTCCTGCGTCAATTATGAGTGTTTTTCTGATGGAACGTCATAAGGTTAAGGCTGCTGAGCTACCTGCAAAGCTTCCTCATATGATAATAACTTCAAATTCTTTCATAATTTTTATTAGTGAATAATCTTCTATACTATATTAAAATATTGTAAGAATAATAATATTATAGCAGCTCTGATTCTGTGAGGAGCTCTTTTAGGGGAATGATTTCTCATTTCTGAGTAAGAAATTTTTTTTCAGAAAGTAAATCTCTTCTGACTACACAGCTATTTAAATCTTTAGCTGAATAAGTGTCTATTAAATCTGGATTTATTTTCAGTCTTTTTTATTATTCAAATTTTTTTTAAAAAAGGCCGTACTTCATTCCATAAATTCTGTCCATTGGGGTACAAATTCATGTCTTTCTCCTTCATAAATAACAAGATCTACTTGTTTATCTACATTGTTAAAGCTTTCTTTAATTTCTTTTCCCCAACTTACAGGGCAACTCTCGTCTTGTGATCAAAAATATATCTGAACAGGAGCCTGTACATTTTTAAAATATCACTGTGGAGATATACTTGCAAAAGTATCAGGATTTTGTAGATTTCAGATATCATTTGTTAGTTTTTCTTTTTCTCGAGAATTTAACCTGCTACTACTCCATCTCTGATAATTGTAGTATTCATTACTGTGAACTGGGGCATATAATATTGCTGCATCAATAAGTTCAGGAGCAGCCACTAAACTATACATTGTTACTCAGCCACCCATAGAGTGTCAAAGCATTCAAATAGATTGAGTATCTATAGTGGCTAATATTTCTTCTCAATCCTCCTGAGATTTTTGTACAGCCAATATAGCATTAATAACATCTGTACCATATTTTTTAATTCTGAGAATCATTCATGTACTTGAAAGACTTTGATCAGTATCAGAAAAGCCATGATTTCTATAATCACTATGAATTACTGCAAATCAGTTACTTGCAAAATAGTCTTGTTCTCTTTTTAAACCTCTTCATAGGGTATAAATACTGGTATCTATATATCAATGATTAAGAATAATCAAAGGGGCATTCTCAATATTCTTTGGTATATTCATTATACCAGATATAGAACGTCCTTCACTTATATAACTGATTTGATAGCGAGTATAGAGAGGGGCTTGAGATAAAATGTTTTCAAATGTAAAGTCACGTCCATCAGCAATATAGTTGAGATAATCATTATCTTCTTGATTTGATGTACGAGTGATATTTTTGTGTGGCTTAAGATTTTCTATTTCGTTACTTTTTATAATGACAAGTTCACTTCAAGAGCGAGTTAATGCACCAGAATTATCTGGCAAAACCCTTGTGCAGGAAATTATAAATACTATTAGAAATCATAGCAGAATAGAGATAGAATATTTACGCATCAAATATTATTAAAAGTATAATTGGTTTTA
This region includes:
- a CDS encoding NAD(P)/FAD-dependent oxidoreductase, with the protein product MKEFEVIIIGGSFAGSSAALTLGRSIRKTLIIDAGKPANRFAVKAHNLISHDHKKPEEILQDCKADLEKYTCVSRVTDTVSQIEKIDGEKKGFQVFTTSGKKYTTQKIMFTTGLLDLLPPIPGFAECWGKSVIHCPYCDGYEHRDCKTALIADGELALEMIPLISSWTKNLTLITNGTSSLKDSKIFTIENHNIPVIEKKIIEIEHQDGIVQKLIFEDGKSKRFSFIYARPPHSLHDTLASDIECKITSEGRIYIDENHKTSVEGIYAAGDNSYSGRSLAQAIANGSSAAMSVNGDLLKEEYEERISKKK
- a CDS encoding alpha/beta fold hydrolase; protein product: MPDNSGALTRSGSELVIIKSNEIENLKPHKNITRTSNQEDNDYLNYIADGRDFTFENILSQAPLYTRYQISYISEGRSISGIMNIPKNIENAPLIILNHGYIDTSIYTLGRGLKREQDYFASNGFAVIHSDYRNHGFSDTDQSLSSTGMILRIKKYGTDVINAILAVQKSQEDGEEILATIDTQSIGMLGHSMGGGVTMYSLVAAPELIDAAILYAPVHSNEYYNYQRWSSSRLNSREKEKLTNDIGNLQNPDTFASISPQGYFKNVQAPVQIYFGSQDESCPVSWGKEIKESFNNVDKQVDLVIYEGERHEFVPQWTEFMEGSTAFFKKNLNNKKDGK